A genomic segment from Penaeus vannamei isolate JL-2024 unplaced genomic scaffold, ASM4276789v1 unanchor5355, whole genome shotgun sequence encodes:
- the LOC113805848 gene encoding uncharacterized protein, which produces MMFQPSKMIRTWVFGCFILALASVSSCENLDTYSEVPAQGAHAAHGTHGAHGSHAPALSAGHSAHPSAHVPHPSAVPHLAFPAAQGSYAPPHAAYASPTPYVAPGYPSYPVPTAYGTPSPYGGVPFPTAAYGAPYSYPTPQYSVPLLGYGGTVLPHAAPKDAYAAPEPEPAADYKAPAADYKAPAADYKAPTADYKAPAADYKAPAADYKAPAADYKAPAADYKAPAADYKAPAADYKAPAADYKAPAADYKAPAADYKAPSTGYVYKAPAGLPSPGYHAPKPTYKPPTAYKAPAHGYDYTPPQTAYKAPAADYKAPAADYKAPAADYKAPSAGYDYTPPETAYEAPSSGYVYKAPAGLPSPGYHAPKPTYKPPTAYKAPAHGYDYTPPQTAYKAPAADYKAPAADYKAPAADYKAPSAGYDYTPPETAYKAPSSGYVYNAPEGLPSPGYHAPKPTYKPPTAYKAPAHGYDYTPPEPAYKPPAAGYDYTPPKSDYLPPKSDYEAPASGYVYKAPEGLPSPGYHAPKPTYKPPTAYKAPAHGYDYTPPEPAYKPPAAGYDYTPPKSDYLPPKSDYEAPPSGYVYKAPAGLPSPGYHAPKPTYKPPTASGYDYTPPKSDYLPPKSDYEAPASGYVYKAPEGLPHPGYHAPKPTYKPPTASGYDYTPPKSDYLPPKSDYEAPKSDYAAPKSDHSHGYKIHDSSYSTTMDPNWKPKFTTPYPDAVTFVPPYDYSQYHDGWLSKGHDHAHADDPHYQIDYKLDSAHAPSVSTYGGVHHADHEPGYEPDPTIYPSTDTHKASGGYGYATPKPAYHEAPAADYKAPAADYKAPAADYKAPAADYKAPAADYKAPAADYKAPAADYKAPAADYKAPAADYKAPAADYKAPAADYKAPAEDYKAPAADYKAPAADYKAPAADYKAPAADYKAPAADYKAPAADYKAPAEDYKAPAADYKAPAADYKAPEADYKAPAADYKAPAEDYKAPAADYKAPAADYKAPAADYKAPAADYKAPAADYKAPAEEYKAPAADYKAPAAGYDYTPPETAYKAPAAVLLPSPDYGQAERIYGVQGAAPVYGPPTLPHRVLDPYAAVDLYDDLYLPPRPLRRRRPGRRRFRGRVWRSVE; this is translated from the exons ATGATGTTCCAGCCATCAAAAATG ATCCGGACGTGGGTGTTCGGATGCTTCATCCTGGCCCTGGCTTCAGTTTCATCCTGTGAGAACCTAGACACATACTCGGAGGTTCCAGCTCAGGGGGCGCACGCCGCACATGGGACACACGGAGCTCACGGTTCCCACGCCCCAGCGCTCTCCGCAGGGCACTCTGCGCATCCCTCAGCGCACGTCCCGCATCCATCCGCTGTCCCGCACCTAGCATTCCCCGCTGCCCAGGGCTCGTACGCCCCGCCCCACGCAGCTTACGCTTCCCCCACTCCCTACGTGGCCCCTGGGTACCCGTCGTACCCCGTACCCACTGCATACGGCACACCGAGTCCCTACGGAGGGGTTCCGTTCCCGACGGCTGCGTATGGAGCGCCTTATAGCTACCCAACGCCTCAGTATTCTGTTCCGCTGCTAGGGTACGGAGGAACCGTTCTGCCCCATGCTGCTCCCAAGGATGCGTACGCAGCACCAGAGCCAGAGCCCGCTGCTGACTACAAGGCGCCTGCGGCTGACTACAAGGCGCCTGCAGCTGACTATAAGGCCCCTACGGCTGACTATAAGGCCCCTGCGGCTGACTATAAGGCCCCTGCGGCTGACTATAAGGCCCCTGCGGCTGACTATAAGGCCCCTGCGGCTGACTATAAGGCTCCTGCGGCTGACTATAAGGCTCCTGCGGCTGACTACAAGGCCCCTGCGGCTGACTATAAGGCCCCTGCGGCTGACTATAAGGCTCCTGCAGCTGATTACAAGGCCCCTTCTACCGGTTATGTGTACAAGGCCCCAGCTGGACTGCCGAGCCCCGGCTACCACGCCCCGAAGCCTACGTACAAGCCACCAACGGCTTATAAGGCGCCTGCACATGGCTATGATTACACGCCTCCCCAGACCGCTTATAAAGCCCCAGCCGCTGACTACAAAGCACCTGCAGCTGACTATAAGGCCCCTGCCGCTGATTACAAAGCCCCTTCCGCAGGGTACGACTACACGCCCCCTGAAACCGCTTACGAGGCCCCCTCTAGCGGGTACGTGTACAAGGCCCCAGCTGGACTACCAAGCCCCGGCTACCATGCCCCGAAGCCTACGTACAAGCCACCAACGGCTTATAAGGCGCCCGCACATGGCTATGACTACACGCCTCCCCAGACCGCTTATAAAGCCCCAGCCGCTGACTACAAAGCACCTGCAGCTGACTATAAGGCCCCTGCCGCTGATTACAAAGCCCCTTCCGCAGGGTACGACTACACGCCCCCTGAAACCGCTTACAAAGCTCCATCTAGTGGGTATGTGTACAATGCTCCCGAAGGACTCCCCAGCCCTGGTTACCATGCCCCAAAGCCTACGTACAAGCCACCAACGGCATATAAGGCGCCCGCACATGGCTATGATTATACGCCTCCTGAACCTGCTTACAAACCACCAGCTGCTGGCTATGACTACACCCCCCCTAAGTCGGATTACCTGCCTCCAAAGTCAGATTACGAGGCTCCTGCTAGTGGGTACGTGTACAAGGCTCCCGAAGGACTCCCCAGCCCCGGCTACCACGCCCCGAAACCTACGTACAAGCCACCAACGGCTTATAAGGCGCCCGCACATGGCTATGATTATACGCCTCCTGAACCTGCTTACAAGCCTCCTGCTGCTGGCTATGACTACACACCCCCTAAATCGGATTATCTGCCTCCAAAGTCGGATTACGAGGCTCCTCCTAGTGGGTATGTGTACAAGGCCCCAGCTGGACTACCGAGCCCCGGCTACCACGCCCCGAAGCCCACGTACAAGCCACCAACTGCCAGCGGATATGACTACACACCCCCTAAGTCGGATTACCTGCCTCCAAAGTCGGATTACGAGGCCCCTGCCAGCGGATATGTCTACAAGGCCCCTGAAGGACTGCCCCACCCAGGATACCACGCCCCAAAGCCCACGTACAAGCCACCAACTGCCAGCGGATACGACTACACCCCACCCAAGTCGGATTACCTGCCCCCTAAGTCCGACTACGAGGCGCCCAAATCGGACTACGCAGCCCCCAAGTCCGACCACTCGCACGGCTACAAGATCCACGACTCCTCGTACTCAACCACGATGGACCCCAACTGGAAGCCGAAGTTCACGACCCCCTACCCGGACGCAGTCACCTTCGTACCCCCCTACGACTACAGCCAGTACCATGACGGGTGGCTGAGCAAGGGCCACGACCACGCCCACGCGGACGACCCCCACTACCAGATCGACTACAAGCTCGACTCCGCCCACGCGCCCTCGGTCTCGACCTATGGGGGCGTGCACCACGCCGACCACGAACCAGGCTACGAGCCAGACCCGACCATCTACCCGTCCACGGATACCCACAAGGCCTCCGGGGGGTATGGGTATGCAACGCCCAAGCCAGCGTATCACGAGGCCCCTGCGGCTGACTATAAGGCCCCTGCGGCTGACTATAAGGCGCCTGCGGCTGACTATAAGGCCCCTGCGGCTGACTATAAGGCGCCTGCAGCTGACTATAAGGCCCCTGCGGCTGACTATAAGGCGCCTGCGGCTGACTACAAGGCGCCTGCGGCTGACTACAAGGCGCCTGCGGCTGACTACAAGGCGCCTGCGGCTGACTACAAGGCCCCAGCGGCTGACTATAAGGCCCCTGCTGAGGACTACAAGGCGCCTGCAGCTGACTATAAGGCGCCTGCGGCTGACTATAAGGCCCCTGCGGCTGACTACAAGGCGCCTGCGGCTGACTATAAGGCCCCTGCCGCTGACTACAAGGCCCCAGCGGCTGACTATAAGGCCCCTGCTGAGGACTACAAGGCGCCTGCCGCTGACTACAAGGCCCCAGCGGCTGACTATAAGGCCCCTGAGGCTGACTACAAAGCCCCAGCTGCTGACTACAAGGCCCCTGCTGAGGACTACAAAGCGCCTGCAGCTGACTATAAGGCCCCTGCAGCTGACTATAAGGCGCCTGCCGCTGATTACAAAGCCCCTGCAGCTGACTATAAGGCTCCAGCGGCTGACTACAAGGCCCCTGCTGAGGAATACAAGGCTCCTGCAGCTGACTACAAAGCTCCTGCCGCAGGGTACGACTACACGCCTCCTGAAACCGCCTACAAAGCCCCTGCTGCTGTCCTCCTGCCGTCGCCTGATTACGGACAAGCGGAGAGGATCTACGGCGTCCAGGGAGCCGCCCCTGTCTACGGTCCGCCCACGCTGCCTCACAGG